The following coding sequences lie in one Spinacia oleracea cultivar Varoflay chromosome 1, BTI_SOV_V1, whole genome shotgun sequence genomic window:
- the LOC110785748 gene encoding uncharacterized protein At2g33490 gives MKTSLKKLLNHHNKHNSKDRKIQPLAQLDELAKASEAMQDMRDCYDSLLSAAAAATNSAYEFSESLREMGVCLLQKIALNDDEESGKVMLMLGKVQFELQKLVDSYRNHIFQTITVPSESLINELHTVEEMKHQCDEKRELYEIMKTNYKEKGRSKSGKGETFSLQQLQEAKDEFDEEATLFVFRLKSLKQGQSRSLLTQAARHHAAQLSFFRKAHKSLEAVEPQVNVVTHQQHIDYQFTGLEDDESEDVEYDDDNGDFDYSSVSSMEDDEEFRSDYQRNDRQPGFSSAARNNMEKNVKDSNEDSFIREKRILSQSAPLFTQRKSEPAEKIKQLQPSSSKKFHSYALPKPGDTSRISARSENRVSSTKPNPLQAENLYHSSPLVPNTYEKLVRTENLSGPIILSSKPILKESNNNRLPPPLTESILAQQRKPEIASSSKKLKLQSFSGPLTSKPLSTKPSISAGNPVIAAGVPPFSSGPILRSSVHRSSSSPVISPTASPTFTSPRISELHELPRPPLNLLYRPSNTTGFSAPLVSRSPEDSTTSKFSLPKIASRLPTPPHIGYFSMPLSGPGTATKSPSSRPLETSPGLDKSGDMFSPPLTPMMLANQHPT, from the exons ATGAAGACGTCGTTGAAGAAATTGCTTAATCATCATAATAAGCATAACAGCAAGGATAGAAAAATTCAGCCTCTTGCTCAATTGGATGAGCTTGCGAAGGCTTCCGag GCTATGCAAGATATGAGAGACTGCTATGATAGTTTGCTCTCCGCTGCTGCCGCGGCAACAAATAGTGCTTACG AGTTTTCTGAATCATTGCGGGAGATGGGTGTTTGCCTTCTTCAGAAAATTGCATTGAATGATGATGAAGAATCCG GTAAAGTAATGTTGATGCTTGGTAAAGTGCAGTTTGAACTTCAAAAGCTTGTTGATAGCTAT CGAAATCATATTTTTCAGACAATCACAGTTCCATCAGAGTCCCTTATAAACGAGCTTCACACCGTCGAG GAAATGAAGCATCAATGTGATGAGAAAAG GGAGTTATATGAGATCATGAAAACAAATTACAAGGAAAAAGGAAGATCTAAAAGTGGGAAGGGAGAAACATTTTCATTGCAGCAACTACAAGAAGCAAAAGATGAATTTGATGAAGAAGCTACCTTATTTGTTTTTCGTTTGAAATCTTTAAAACAAGGGCAGTCCAGAAGCCTTCTTACTCAGGCAGCACGCCATCATGCTGCTCAG CTGTCATTTTTTAGGAAGGCTCATAAGTCTCTTGAGGCAGTTGAACCACAGGTGAATGTGGTTACTCATCAGCAACATATAGATTACCAGTTCACTGGCCTTGAAGATGATGAATCAGAGGATGTTGAATATGACGATGATAACGGTGACTTTGATTATAGCAGCGTCTCTAGCATGGAAGATGATGAAGAATTCAGATCTGATTATCAACGTAATGATCGGCAGCCCGGTTTTTCTTCTGCTGCAAGAAATAATATGGAG AAAAATGTGAAAGATAGCAATGAAGATTCATTTATAAGAGAAAAGAGGATCCTCAGCCAATCAGCCCCACTGTTTACTCAGCGGAAATCTGAACCAGCTGAAAAGATAAAACAATTGCAGCCATCGTCATCAAAGAAGTTCCATTCTTATGCTTTGCCTAAACCAGGTGATACGAGTAGGATTTCTGCTAGATCTGAGAATCGTGTTTCAAGCACCAAGCCAAATCCTTTGCAAGCTGAAAATTTATATCATTCATCCCCTCTGGTGCCCAACACGTATGAAAAGCTTGTACGAACTGAAAATTTGTCTGGGCCTATCATCCTAAGCTCAAAGCCAATATTGAAAGAAAGCAATAATAACAGACTACCCCCGCCTTTAACTGAGAGTATTTTAGCGCAGCAACGGAAGCCTGAGATCGCATCAAGTAGCAAAAAACTCAAATTACAATCCTTTTCTGGTCCTTTGACTAGCAAGCCCTTGTCAACTAAGCCTTCAATATCAGCTGGAAATCCTGTAATTGCAGCTGGTGTTCCGCCATTTTCCTCCGGACCCATTTTGAGGAGTTCTGTGCATCGGTCATCTTCTTCCCCAGTGATATCTCCTACTGCCTCACCAACTTTTACCTCTCCAAGAATAAGTGAGCTTCACGAGCTTCCTAGGCCTCCATTGAACTTACTTTATAGACCTTCAAACACTACTGGATTTTCTGCACCGTTGGTTTCAAGAAGTCCAGAGGATTCAACTACGAGTAAATTCTCATTGCCTAAGATAGCATCTCGACTACCAACTCCTCCACATATCGGTTATTTCTCCATGCCCTTAAGTGGTCCAGGGACAGCAACAAAATCACCGTCATCCAGGCCTTTGGAAACTTCCCCTGGTTTAGACAAGTCCGGTGATATGTTCTCACCTCCTTTGACACCAATGATGTTAGCAAATCAGCATCCAACATAA